The Salvelinus alpinus chromosome 25, SLU_Salpinus.1, whole genome shotgun sequence genomic sequence gcaATTTTTATAAAAGGGCATCATGTGCTAGTGTATCATGCCCGttaggttctctggcaggctattccagaggctgggggcatagtaactaaaggctgtttCTCCATGCCACTTGGTCCAAGGcgttgggatagttaaaaggccagtgccagaggacctgagggacctacagggtacataacttaaaagcacgtctgacatgtattggggtgcataaatatggattgatttaaaaaccaataaaaTAATCTTAAAATGTATGCTAAAACTCACAGGCAAGCCAGTGCAGACACTTAAAAccagtgtaatgtgtgctctctgtctggtcttggtcagtacccgtgctgcagcattctgtatgttttgcagttgaccaatggctttcttgggtagaccagacaggagagcattacagtagtcaagcctgcttgtaataaaagcacggatgagtctctctgtatcagcctgagagagaaatggccgcaccttggcaatgttcctcaggtggtaaaaagctattttggtcacattcctaatgtgtgattcgaagaggcaggactttcagacTCTTCTCGCTCTTTGAGGCAGGACATTGAGTGTGATCAAAGCACGAATATCTTTGGATAACTCTATAAAGTGTCAAAATGCCTGATTCAGAACTGTTGCAGACAAAATAGTCCTAAAAAATTGTACATTAAGTTGATtgcttgttgttgtttttcagaTCCATTTTATGCCCAAGTTATTTATtcagtatttatttattgtttcgCTATTTGTGGTGTTGTAAGACCAACCCATGACTTTGGAGATGTCTTTGTTTTCTTTCAGCCATCAATGAGTTCCCTGAGGATGTCTTCACCACCTACCAGCGCACCAGAGGAGCTGTCCTGCTGCACATATTTGCGGTAGgagattgatgtgtgtgtgtgtgtgtttaaacacCATGTGGTTCAGTAAACCAGGCATGTGTTgttgactgtgtatgtgtgtgtatgtgcatataCAGTATGCGTGCATGTTTCTAGCTTACATGTGTGTCCATCCGTGCACACATATCTTTACACAAAGATGACCCTGCTGTGATGTACTGGTCCGTAGGCACTACTAGGCAGTATGTTATCTTCAGTCCTGACGTCTTCATCCGTGGAAAAGTGGTGCGGCTCTGTGATAGACCTTTTTTTTAATACTCTGTGTCATTGTTTGTGACCTGTTATCTTCCTGTCCGGTGATGTCCTGGGCTGTGCTGTGAACAACACGGGTTGGTTTGTACCCAGCCCCAGCACCCTCTGGGCAGAGCCTGTCATCGCTTCCTTACACAACAAAAGGCACATCAAACATGCAGCCTCAGTTGACTCTCCTTTTTCTTTGGGGGGAAAGACAACTTTCTACTTTCTGAGGGCAGGATAGAGAATAGCAGGATGTGTGTACAGTGAGGCTGATTTAATTGCGTCTATTCTAACTCAGTGTTGTTGTATAGTAGAGTGTTCACTGTGCACAGCACAATTTCCTCTttaaccctctactcttctctcatCTCCCTTTTTTCttgttctacctctctctctatctctctcacttttCTACccccctatctctttctctcttgctctctcaggCCCTCTACATGTTTCTGGCCTTGGCCATCGTCTGTGATGACTACTTTGTGACGTCATTGGAGAAGATCTGTGAGGTGGGTGAATTGAGCTCCCAATAGCAATCTCCTCGAGGCCATCaacctccttcctctccctacgTTATTGACGTGTTGatgtgatgtgtttgtgtgtcgatATTTGATGCACGAGGCTTCAGTGTGAGATTGTGCTTCCTCCCTCGGTGTGTCTGTCAGAAACTGGACCTGAGTGAAGATGTGGCAGGAGCTACTTTCATGGCTGCTGGCAGCTCAGCACCAGAGCTGTTCGCTTCAATTATAGGTGAGATGGGCTCATACTCTCTCACACTAGCACacttacagtatatactgtacaagtACAAATATGCTCACCTACAAGTAAATGAAATACATTCAGTAGTATGTAGACTGTATGTTCAATGCACTACGTTGGTATATAGGTTTCAGATCAATGTTGTTAAGAGGTGATCACATTCGGAGATAACTGCCTCTCTCTTAATCTCTCCTtcgctctgtctttccctctctctctgtctctctctctctctctcgctctcctccctttctctctcaattcaattcaaggggctttattggcatgggaaacatgtgttaacattgccaaagcaagtgaggtagataatatacaaaagtgaaataaacaataaaaattaacagtcaacattacacatacaaaagtttcaaaagaataaagacattacaaatgttatattacgtatatatacagtgttgtaacgatgtacaaatggttaaagtacaaaagggaaaataaataagcaattaatatgggttgtatttacaatggtgtttgttcttcactggttgcccttttcttgtggcaacaggtcacaaatcttgctgctgtgatggcacactgtggccatctctctctctccttctttcctgaAGGTGTCTTCATCACTCATGGAGACGTGGGTGTTGGAACCATAGTGGGCTCAGCGGTGTTCAACATTCTATGCATCATCGGTGTGTGCGGAATCTTCgctggacaggtgtgtgtgtgtgtgtgtgtgtgtgtgtgtgtgtgtgtgtgtgtgtgtgtgtgtgtgtgtgtgtgtgtgtgtgtgtgtgtgtgtgtgtgtgtgtgtgtgtgtgtgtgtgtgtgtgtgtgtgtgtgtgtgacccccaTGTGCCTCAGTCTGTATTGTTGCACACTGCCAGAAGGGGACCATTGTGTCAATCACAAAGTATTTGGGGCTGTTTTATGCCCCAAATAACTCATTCAGTATTAGATGTATACAGGCCTGGGTTGTTCCACCCATTCTGGTGCATTTTGAAAAGTGTAACTTGGTCAGATTTGTTTGTGATTTCACCTAATTGTAACACTCTGTCATAAAGaccacatgttcaacttcataaaaaaaaaaaaaaaaaacatgttttcccatctcaagaggttaaataacaCATTGACTATAGTTATTGCCTGTCAAGTGCCAAATAAGGTAACAACAAGATtgacagtaacagggttgacactTTCTTCTTAAATCAGCAATGAATCCGCTTGTGATAAgtggaatggaagcttgttgtgtacaTTAGGGATGGGCAATTGAACGCTTGCTTCACAATAACTTTATTGTTAAAACTTTTCTAGCCTttgtatctatgggtaacagtgTTGATGTGTTATACTCGACCCACTCAGTTTTCcgccacaaaacaccagaaaggAGTAGAACCAATCTACCTGCTTTTACTCTGTGATTTTGAATgtttctttaaaaatatatattttaaaaggaCTAGTTTTACCATAGTGAAACAAGAGTTCCGTTCAgatgtaaatgaatcactaatcacatcaaAATCAACAACAACTAAGGCTTTTGAAGAAATGTGGGGATTAAGTGGGTCAAAatcttctctcgctctttctttctttctctctctcctctcttctccatctcttttCCTTTTGTTCTATtctgtctttcctctcctctctttcgctctcgctctctttccttctctgttCCCTttgtctcgttctctctctcctccaggtagtATACCTGACTAAGTTTGCAGTGTTCCGTGACTCGCTCTACTACACCCTGTCTGTGTTGGCATTGATTGCAGTGAGTAACTGATCATCTCAtccctagtctactttacataatgaGGCCATTCAGACTGTCTAGGCCACTGAGCTCATAGAGGGTTGTGGGGAGGAGATTGTTCTGGcagctgcttgtgtgtgtgtgtgtgtgtgtgtgtgtgtgtgtgtgtgtgtgtgtgtgtgtgtctggggttcTCTGTATTAATGGGAACTGGGGTTAtatgtatcaagcatctcagTTTGGAGTGCTGATCAGGATCAGGTCCCATATGCCCATGTAATcctattcattgtgatctaattggcaaaactgatcctacgtcagaactcctactctgagacacttcatAAATACGACCTCTGTATTGTACTGTAGAATACACGGCATACCCTTTCACACTATCATACTTTACATAATGAGGCCATTCAGACTGAGAGCCTCCAGTGTTCAGTGGCTTTTTAACCTTCATTTACTGCCTAGCCCACTGGGCTTACTGAGAGACCCAGCGGGCCGATAGACAGAACATTcctctgctgagagagagagagagagagagagagagagagagagagagagagagagagagagagagagagagagagagagagagagagagagagagagagagagagagagagagagagagagagagagagagagagagagagagagagagagagagagagagagagagagagagagagagactagacagcACTTCATACTGTGTCATTGCTTTGCTTTTAATGTAAACAGTATAGGAACTGTTCTTTGTGCTACTTTCTCATAGCTATCTGTCTGTGACAGTAACTGCACCCTTGATGCATTTCAACAACAAGTTTTTCTAAGTTTGAGTTTCGAGTTTCTTTAGAAGAAAAGTAAAGTTGATGCTCTTTCCCCTTGAAAGTATGGACGTTAGTGTAAGTATTTTTTCCCTGTTTTATTTTCTTAGGTCATTTACGATGAGAAGATAGTGTGGTGAGTGCCATGATGTGTGTTTCCTTGTGTCTCAGCAGaaggtttgtgtgtatgtgtgtgtgtgtgtgtgtgtgtgtgtgtgtgtgtgtgtgtgcgtgtatgggtgtgtgtgtgtgtgtgtgtgtgtgcgcctgcagACAGTCTGACTCTTCTCTGGATGTCTCTGCAGGTGGGAGAGCTTAGTGCTAGTACTGATGTACTTTGGGTACATTCTGATCATGAAGTGAGTTCCACTGGGACCTGTTCCTTCCcgcctcaaacacacacacacacacacacacacacacacacacacacacacacacacacacacacacacacacacacacacacacacacacacacacacacacacacacacacacacacacacacacacacacatacacacctgagCACACGCTACAAATAGAACAATCCACATATATAGTATATAATATAAGTTGAGTATAATGTACTGTGTATAAACTCTCAACTCTCAACTGAAGATGTAAACCTTTTCTCTTTTCTCGCATCAGATTTAACACCAGCATCCAGAACTATTTCACAGGGAAGGAGGACAAGAGCTTGGCCAATGGTAACACAGTGATCAGCAGCGAGCTGGAGGATGGTAATGCTTGTTATGACAGTTACATATGGGATGATCCGTCCAAGCCGTTACTTTCTCCAGGTAAGGGTAACCAGACAGGCTTTATGTTCTCCTCTCAGCCAACCCTCTGGCACTCTGACTGGCCTTATAGCAAAACAACTACTCTACTGTATCTGGCTGTCCTGGCAAACCTAGAAACTACTCTGAGCGTCTACTCCTGGCTCTTCCAATCTGGATTAACGTTGTCAACAGTCCTCTCCACTATCTCCTCCACTATCTCCTCCACTATCTCCTCCACTATCTCCTCCACTATCTTCATTCCTCTTTGTAAACTCACAGCTCTGATCCTTCAAACAGAGTTACATACATATCTTCTCTTTTACTCTATTTTAGACTTTGTGTCTTTCTCCGAGTGGCTGATCTTCTCTCAGTGATAGAGGCTGTGCTATATTTCAgacttctcctctcctgtctagtaGACTCAAGCTGAACTTGTGCTGCCGTGTGGCAACCCTGTCGCTACTGTAGCAAAGCCTGTCTGTTTAGCCTTACTAAACCTACCTGCCTGCTGTGACCTGGTCTGTGAGCTGGTGACATATGTTGCTGTGCTGTGTAGTGATGTGGTGTGCTATGCAGTTCTGTGTCTTGCCCTCTTCTACTGTGTCAAGTACAGTCCATTATTCCAGTCACAACatgtacatcagtggaggctggtgggaggagctaaaggaggatgggctcattgtaatggctggaatagaatcAATGGAactgagtcaaacatgtggtttccatatctttcatttgtttgataccgttccattccagccattacaatgagcccgtcctcctatagcaccTCCCACCAGCCTACACTGACGTACGTATATGTGTAAGGGTGTGTGAGTTGGTGTTGGTGCGTAGCTGTGCAGGCATTTGTATGTCCGCGTGCctgtgtatgatgtgtgtgtgtccctgtgtgtgtacctgtgcgtGCCTAcgtctgtgtgagtgtgcgtctctactgtacaagtgtgtgtgtatattgaaaGACAAACTGTGTACTGGCAGTTGGCTCACTCCCctgcaccttgggggggggggggggggggtaatttgTGAGGTTTTATtgtttgtcacacacacacacacacacacacacacacacacacacacacacacacacacacacacacacacacacacacacacacacacacacacacactgaaggttTTAGTGTGTGTCACTCCGGTGGCTGATGATCCCATCTGACAGCGTCTTCAATGGGCCTTGAACTGAACCCATTGGGGCTCACTCTGCTGCTGTCACGCCACCACTTTAATTGTACCTcctgacatactgtactgtatcctTCAGGctggtatgtgagtgtgtgtgtgtatgcgcgtcCGTGCATTTGTGTGTTTTCGTGTGTGGGTgcgcatgagagagagggagtttgcTGGTCTGGCATGTGGGTGTATTAGGCATGTGTGCCAATGGTGGTACCTACCTCGTGGTTGTGTAaagcttcttcttcttcattttcttcttctttttcttcttctttttctgctGCTgcagcttcttcttcttctttttcttcttctttttcttcttctttttctgctGCTgcagcttcttcttcttcttctggtgTTTGGTGTGTAGAGTTAGTCCAAAGTTACTTTATGCATCTGTCTATGCTGTCTCACCATCTCTGTGTCTCCAGTGAAGCCCACTAAGATGTACAGTCGTGGCTCTGTGGTGATGGTGGATGAGATGATCAACTCCAGCCCTCCTAACTACAGTTTCCCAGACGCCGGCCTGCGCATCATGATCACCAACCATTTTGGCCCCAAGACACGCCTCCGCATGGCCAGCCGCCTCATCATCAATGAGGTGGGAGAGTTCACTGGGGTcaagggttaggggtcagagggtaCAGGGTCAGTCAGGTGGGTCAGGCTGAGGAGCTTTGACACAGAACCCAAACATGTAGTTGTTACAGAAGGGGTTAAAGTTTCCCAAGGGGTTGACTTTTTACATTGTATAGAAGCCAGGCCAATTGGAGAGGAGCTCAGTTAAAGTGATTTACTTAGAAGTGTAGAATGTTTGGCCAATCAGAGATTAGAGAGAAATTACAGTGTAAGACGATATGCTTTTGTGGAAAGGCCTACTAGAGAGAAGTACAGTTTAGAACGATTTACTGTTGTAGAAAGTTAGGAGAGAAGTACAGTTTAGAGTGATAACTAGCCCACATACGTTTTGATAGGTGGCCTGCATGCTTCAATCATACTTGGCACATCATATGATCACTGTATGTGTCTCTATTGGTCAAAATATCCTGGGGGATATTCATCAAACTTTACAAGTTCATAAAGTCATTGCTCAGAGATTAAATAGCATGTGGGCCACTAAATCAGGTATGTGATGTTGCTACTaccactgagtgtgtgtgtgtgtgtgtgtgtgtgtttgtgtgtgtgtgtgtgtgtgtgtgtgtgtgtgtgtgtgtgtgtgtgtgtgtgtgtgtgtgtgtgtgtgtgtgtgtgtgtgtgtgtgtgtgtgtgtgtgtgtgtgtgtgtgtgtgtgtgtgtgtgtgtgtgtgtgtgtgtgtgtgtgtgtgtttgcgtgcgtgcgtgcctgagCAGCAACAGAGGCTGGTGCAGGCGTCTAACGGTGTGGACAACGAAACCATGGTGATCACTGATGGTAAACCTGAGACCTTGGAGAACGGCACCGTACCAGAGGACAAGACTgctgaggaagaggaaggagaagcCCTGAATTCACCCTTCACCATCCCTGGTGGGTGGGTGTATGCGTCCCTGCATGCATGTATGGGTGTAATATCTTCCATTACATTGGCTGATGCACCAATAAACTACTTTCACACCCTACTCAAACTGAACGCTCACCCCCTTAGCGTAGGAACATGAGCTGCTATTTCTTGTTCCCTCCACCAGGGGGCTGCATGGAGAAGGTGAAGTGGCTGATCTCCTGGCCCATCCTGCTGCTGCTCTACTTCACTGTGCCAAACTGTGCCAAGCCTCGCTGGGAACGCTTCTTCatgctctccttcttcctctccaccGTGTGGATCGCTGTCTTCTCCTACTTCATGGTCTGGATGGTGAGACACGTTGGACATTCTGTATTCTTACGTGTCACTGACATTTTGTGGGAGACACAAAGAAACACTGAGCAATTTGATTGTTTTCGCAACCGGAGTTGAAAAGTCCCAACTTTATAGAAATGGTCAGTGACGAGACTCCACGATAACCAATCGGGTAGGGAAGCTCTCTCCTCTAGTTGTTAGCAAGCTTTGACACTGTGCTGGATATACTACGAACCATGCTACCATGCGTTTTGCATGCTATTTGGAAGATTACTGTATAATCTGTTAAATGTGTGACGATGTGTGCAGGTCACCATAATTGGCTACACTCTGGGCATCCCTGATGTGATTATGGGCATCACCTTCCTGGCAGCTGGCACCAGTGTCCCCGACTGTATCGCCAGCCTTATTGTTGCTCGTCAAGGTACAGCaccactctcccccctctctctctctctcatcttcacaTTTTTGAGTACAGTACCAGTGTACAGTATACTTTATGGTCTGTACAGGATTTTCTATATCTTAATCTCGATCTCTCTCTAGGTCTTGGGGATATGGCGGTTTCCAACACCATTGGTAGTAATGTCTTTGATATCTTGGTGGGACTGGGGCTCCCCTGGGCGATACAGACCATGGCTGTGGACTATGGCTCTGAGGTAAAGGAAGCACATTCAGGAACAGTTTGCCCTCATGCCTCTTAATCTCGATCTAGACCTCAGATtatttatctccctccctccctccctctccatctctccatctctctcgcgctctctctcgcgctctctctctctctttctctctctctctctctctctctctctctataggtgATGATCAACAGCAGAGGGCTGCTCTACTCTGTGGTGCTGCTTCTTGGCTCTGTGTTTCTGACAGTGAGTTAAATGAGATGTTTCTCCATTTTgcactatctctccctctctctctctctgtgtgtgtgtctctctctgtcccttcttctccctctcccatgatctctgtctcttacaCTGTTTCCTCTCACCCTCTTACActgtttcctctctccctctgtgcccTGCAGGTTCTGGGGATCCATGTGAATCATTGGAAGTTGGACCTGAAGCTGGGTGTGTACGTGCTGGTGATGTACGTCATCTTCCTGTGTTTCTCCATTATGATCGAGTACAACGTCTTCACCTTCGTCAATCTGCCCATGTGTCTGGAGCAGCTGTAGGACGGCCACTGGACCAGAACAGAAGTCCCTGCTGAGTTATAGTCTCACACAGCCCTCTGGATCTAAACTTAATCACTAACTAACACAATCATTTCTATAATTTTACATTCCCACATGCACTTATTTTACACACTCCTTTCCCATTCCAGATGTAATTGTCTGCCCTTACTATACCCCTTTTACATTCCTTCACTATCAATCCATAATGTACAGTTCCCTAGATCTTTACATTCATCCACAATATCCTCTGTCCCCCAAACCACACTACCTACACATGCTTTTGTGCTGTCAATTAGAGGAGGAGATACCAACAGAACCGTAAGGATTCTCCTTACTAACTCAGAGGAACAGATGGCTACTCTGTC encodes the following:
- the LOC139553383 gene encoding sodium/potassium/calcium exchanger 4-like isoform X2, whose protein sequence is MEPLPEQNCNMSKKSVIAKIFKVRKRRQMLFVQVCFICSILSLTWCMSALLTKTGHGLVLEQGLVDTTNRLGRRLMAVDGDNDTLDKNCTEPAINEFPEDVFTTYQRTRGAVLLHIFAALYMFLALAIVCDDYFVTSLEKICEKLDLSEDVAGATFMAAGSSAPELFASIIGVFITHGDVGVGTIVGSAVFNILCIIGVCGIFAGQVVYLTKFAVFRDSLYYTLSVLALIAVIYDEKIVWWESLVLVLMYFGYILIMKFNTSIQNYFTGKEDKSLANGNTVISSELEDVKPTKMYSRGSVVMVDEMINSSPPNYSFPDAGLRIMITNHFGPKTRLRMASRLIINEQQRLVQASNGVDNETMVITDGKPETLENGTVPEDKTAEEEEGEALNSPFTIPGGCMEKVKWLISWPILLLLYFTVPNCAKPRWERFFMLSFFLSTVWIAVFSYFMVWMVTIIGYTLGIPDVIMGITFLAAGTSVPDCIASLIVARQGLGDMAVSNTIGSNVFDILVGLGLPWAIQTMAVDYGSEVMINSRGLLYSVVLLLGSVFLTVLGIHVNHWKLDLKLGVYVLVMYVIFLCFSIMIEYNVFTFVNLPMCLEQL
- the LOC139553383 gene encoding sodium/potassium/calcium exchanger 4-like isoform X1; this translates as MEPLPEQNCNMSKKSVIAKIFKVRKRRQMLFVQVCFICSILSLTWCMSALLTKTGHGLVLEQGLVDTTNRLGRRLMAVDGDNDTLDKNCTEPAINEFPEDVFTTYQRTRGAVLLHIFAALYMFLALAIVCDDYFVTSLEKICEKLDLSEDVAGATFMAAGSSAPELFASIIGVFITHGDVGVGTIVGSAVFNILCIIGVCGIFAGQVVYLTKFAVFRDSLYYTLSVLALIAVIYDEKIVWWESLVLVLMYFGYILIMKFNTSIQNYFTGKEDKSLANGNTVISSELEDGNACYDSYIWDDPSKPLLSPVKPTKMYSRGSVVMVDEMINSSPPNYSFPDAGLRIMITNHFGPKTRLRMASRLIINEQQRLVQASNGVDNETMVITDGKPETLENGTVPEDKTAEEEEGEALNSPFTIPGGCMEKVKWLISWPILLLLYFTVPNCAKPRWERFFMLSFFLSTVWIAVFSYFMVWMVTIIGYTLGIPDVIMGITFLAAGTSVPDCIASLIVARQGLGDMAVSNTIGSNVFDILVGLGLPWAIQTMAVDYGSEVMINSRGLLYSVVLLLGSVFLTVLGIHVNHWKLDLKLGVYVLVMYVIFLCFSIMIEYNVFTFVNLPMCLEQL